One window of the Sulfitobacter alexandrii genome contains the following:
- a CDS encoding L,D-transpeptidase, with amino-acid sequence MALMNRRHLLMTGAAALLAPSAVAAAEGYQIPKHMQARIVRIRDGFAPGEIHVDPGQFALYWTLDGGKAIRYPVGIGKEGRYYSGTFRVGRKAEWPRWTPTKNMIRREPHIYAKHAAGMPGGGPNPLGARALYLYNGGRDSLLRIHGTPQPENVGRAVSNGCVRMINAHVIDLANRVPNGTRVVLH; translated from the coding sequence ATGGCATTGATGAACCGCCGCCACCTACTGATGACCGGCGCCGCCGCGCTTCTGGCCCCGTCGGCCGTTGCAGCCGCCGAAGGTTACCAGATTCCCAAGCACATGCAGGCACGGATCGTGCGCATCCGCGACGGTTTCGCCCCCGGCGAGATCCACGTCGATCCCGGTCAGTTCGCGCTTTACTGGACGCTCGATGGCGGCAAGGCGATCCGCTATCCCGTCGGTATCGGCAAGGAGGGGCGTTATTACTCGGGCACGTTCCGCGTGGGCCGGAAGGCGGAATGGCCGCGCTGGACGCCGACGAAGAACATGATCCGCCGGGAGCCTCATATCTACGCCAAGCATGCCGCCGGGATGCCGGGCGGAGGACCGAACCCGCTGGGGGCGCGCGCGCTGTACCTTTACAACGGGGGGCGCGATTCCCTGCTGCGCATCCACGGCACCCCGCAGCCGGAGAACGTCGGGCGCGCGGTGTCGAACGGCTGCGTCAGGATGATCAATGCCCATGTGATCGACCTGGCCAATCGCGTGCCGAACGGCACCCGCGTGGTGTTGCACTGA
- a CDS encoding glycosyltransferase family 25 protein, with the protein MQSLIIHMAGPGARADNVARLCEVLPSARIVPAVNGREALAQGGVAVHSGDRHAPRYPFPLSPGEVGCFLSHRKCWQEIADGSEPFSLIAEDDLVIDRPVWDRALALIEAEATEDSFIRLPAKNRETPAAVLAEDTGTALFLPREVGLQTVCQVVGRAAARRLLAATDEMDRPVDTTLQMHWITRQPVHSVWPSGVGEMPGASTIQKRTGAGGKLARELRRAIYRARIRARPQQA; encoded by the coding sequence ATGCAATCGCTGATCATCCACATGGCCGGGCCGGGCGCGCGGGCCGACAACGTAGCACGCCTGTGCGAGGTCTTGCCGTCTGCCCGCATCGTGCCGGCCGTGAACGGACGCGAGGCGCTGGCGCAGGGCGGTGTCGCGGTCCACAGCGGCGACCGGCACGCGCCACGCTACCCCTTTCCCCTGTCGCCGGGAGAAGTGGGGTGCTTCCTCAGCCACCGCAAATGCTGGCAGGAGATCGCGGACGGGTCGGAGCCTTTCTCGCTGATTGCCGAGGACGATCTAGTAATCGACCGGCCGGTTTGGGACCGGGCGCTGGCGTTGATCGAGGCGGAAGCGACCGAGGACAGCTTCATCCGCCTCCCGGCGAAGAACCGCGAGACACCTGCTGCGGTGCTTGCCGAGGACACGGGGACCGCGCTGTTCCTGCCACGGGAGGTCGGCCTCCAGACGGTCTGCCAGGTGGTCGGGCGCGCGGCGGCGCGACGGTTGCTGGCCGCGACGGACGAGATGGATCGTCCGGTCGATACGACGCTGCAGATGCACTGGATCACCCGACAGCCGGTACACAGCGTCTGGCCCAGCGGCGTCGGCGAGATGCCGGGTGCGTCGACCATCCAGAAACGAACCGGTGCAGGCGGCAAGCTTGCGCGGGAATTGCGGCGCGCGATCTACCGGGCGCGGATCAGGGCACGACCGCAGCAGGCCTGA
- a CDS encoding nuclear transport factor 2 family protein, with amino-acid sequence MHPTIEKMQTVVASGDHDAIAPLLATDVTFLPPTYWKTWTGRDAVAAVLGHVGQVFTDFRYRRIMGEGRDWALEFQCKIGEFDAVGVDLVTLDEAGLIAHFEVVMRPHKSVGALRDAMNARVARDPAFLKFKDALS; translated from the coding sequence ATGCACCCCACGATCGAGAAAATGCAGACCGTCGTCGCCTCGGGCGATCACGACGCCATCGCCCCTTTGCTGGCGACCGACGTGACCTTCCTGCCGCCGACCTACTGGAAGACATGGACCGGCCGTGATGCCGTCGCTGCTGTGCTGGGCCATGTGGGACAGGTGTTCACCGACTTCCGCTATCGCCGCATCATGGGCGAGGGCCGGGATTGGGCATTGGAATTCCAGTGCAAGATCGGGGAGTTCGACGCGGTGGGGGTCGACCTCGTCACCCTCGATGAGGCCGGACTGATCGCACATTTCGAAGTGGTGATGCGCCCTCATAAGTCGGTGGGCGCGCTGCGGGACGCGATGAACGCCCGTGTCGCACGGGATCCTGCCTTTCTGAAGTTCAAGGACGCGCTGTCCTGA
- a CDS encoding pseudouridine synthase, which produces METEYDPPQAPLAILHEDAEVLLVDKPSGLLSVPGKGPHLADCLLGRVQQVFPDALLVHRLDRDTSGVMIFALTPHAQRHLGLQFEKRMTRKTYVARVWGVPEDTSGRIDLPLIVDWPNRPRQKVCHDTGKPALTEWKRIGDDGETARIRLFPKTGRSHQLRVHMLSIGHPILGDPFYATGPARDYPRLMLHSEELRFNHPQGGRSTKVRSKAPF; this is translated from the coding sequence ATGGAAACGGAATATGACCCGCCACAGGCGCCGCTGGCGATCCTGCACGAAGATGCGGAAGTGCTGCTGGTGGACAAGCCAAGCGGCCTGCTGAGCGTGCCGGGCAAGGGCCCGCATCTGGCCGATTGCCTGCTCGGACGGGTGCAGCAGGTGTTTCCCGACGCGCTGCTGGTGCACCGGCTGGACCGGGACACGTCGGGCGTGATGATCTTTGCCCTCACGCCCCATGCTCAGCGGCACCTCGGCCTCCAGTTCGAGAAACGCATGACGCGCAAGACCTACGTGGCGCGGGTCTGGGGCGTGCCGGAGGACACCTCCGGCAGAATCGACCTGCCTCTCATCGTCGATTGGCCGAACCGCCCGCGCCAGAAGGTCTGTCACGACACCGGCAAGCCCGCGTTGACCGAGTGGAAGCGGATCGGGGACGATGGCGAAACCGCCCGCATCCGGCTTTTCCCGAAGACGGGCCGCAGTCACCAGTTGCGGGTGCACATGTTGAGCATCGGGCACCCGATCCTGGGGGATCCCTTCTACGCCACCGGTCCGGCGCGCGACTATCCCCGGCTGATGCTGCACTCGGAGGAATTGCGCTTCAACCACCCGCAGGGCGGGCGGTCCACCAAGGTACGGTCAAAGGCGCCTTTCTAG
- a CDS encoding alpha-1,2-fucosyltransferase — MIYTRLHGFLGNQMFQYAAAAQLAARLKVPVALDPRRAEEKGQGNLTSIFNLPVVAPAHLPPDRRRRPVAYTLWRYLGGTPRLRREKGLGYDPDFETWGDESYLHGYWQSETYFAGIKDHLRDVFTMVPQMSPANAAMADRIASGPSVALHVRRGDYVALGATAVCDQAYYDAALAAVTEGLSVSPTVFVFSDDPDWARDNLSIPFEKVVVDLNGRATAHEDMRLMSLCQHNVIANSTFSWWSAWLNPHAGRRVAAPARWFANDHQRNPDILPDDWIPIG; from the coding sequence ATGATCTATACCCGGCTGCACGGCTTTCTCGGCAATCAGATGTTCCAGTACGCCGCGGCGGCGCAGTTGGCCGCTCGCCTGAAGGTGCCGGTTGCGCTGGATCCGCGCCGGGCAGAAGAGAAGGGCCAGGGCAATCTGACCAGCATTTTCAACCTGCCGGTGGTGGCGCCCGCCCACCTGCCGCCAGACCGCCGCCGCCGGCCGGTCGCCTATACCCTGTGGCGCTACCTTGGCGGAACCCCGCGTCTTCGGCGCGAAAAGGGGCTGGGATACGATCCCGATTTCGAAACATGGGGAGACGAAAGCTACCTTCACGGCTACTGGCAAAGCGAAACATACTTCGCCGGGATCAAGGATCACCTGCGCGACGTCTTTACCATGGTGCCGCAGATGTCGCCCGCCAACGCGGCGATGGCGGACCGGATTGCCAGCGGTCCCTCCGTCGCTCTGCACGTCCGGCGGGGCGACTACGTGGCGCTCGGGGCGACCGCCGTCTGCGACCAGGCTTACTATGACGCGGCCTTGGCCGCCGTGACCGAGGGCTTGTCTGTGTCGCCGACGGTCTTCGTCTTTTCGGACGATCCCGACTGGGCGCGCGACAATCTCTCCATCCCGTTCGAGAAGGTGGTGGTCGACCTCAACGGACGGGCCACCGCGCACGAGGACATGCGCCTGATGTCGCTGTGCCAGCACAACGTCATCGCCAATTCCACCTTCAGCTGGTGGTCTGCGTGGCTGAACCCCCACGCGGGCCGGCGGGTCGCTGCGCCCGCCCGCTGGTTCGCCAACGATCACCAGCGCAATCCCGACATCCTGCCGGACGACTGGATTCCCATCGGCTGA
- a CDS encoding FkbM family methyltransferase: MSISSELHKIWKLATDPEFRAYKRQVRAFYAAQGRGTPERYQGLKPGDTVLDVGAYRGDWAERMTTLYGVRVHCFEPHPRFARHLHDRFREREDVAVEGYAMGRSAGVLKLSDDENASSALVTSGDPVEGEVRPASEVFDTLGLDRVACIKMNIEGGEYDLLPAMIDAGLMPRVDRLTVQFHRYGPEQEAQRDAIRADLARTHRCAWEYPFIWEEWVRLDA; this comes from the coding sequence ATGTCGATCTCGAGCGAACTGCACAAGATTTGGAAGCTCGCCACGGATCCGGAGTTCCGCGCCTACAAGCGTCAGGTGCGCGCCTTTTATGCCGCGCAGGGGCGGGGTACGCCGGAACGGTACCAAGGGTTGAAGCCCGGTGACACCGTGCTTGACGTGGGTGCCTATCGGGGCGACTGGGCCGAACGGATGACGACGCTCTACGGTGTGCGGGTCCATTGCTTCGAGCCGCATCCAAGGTTCGCGCGGCATCTTCATGACCGTTTCCGGGAACGGGAGGACGTAGCGGTCGAGGGTTATGCGATGGGCCGGTCGGCAGGCGTGCTCAAGCTGTCGGACGACGAGAACGCCTCCTCTGCCCTGGTCACCTCGGGCGACCCGGTCGAAGGCGAGGTCCGCCCGGCATCGGAGGTTTTCGACACGCTGGGCCTCGATCGCGTCGCCTGTATCAAGATGAACATCGAAGGCGGGGAATACGATCTGCTGCCGGCGATGATCGACGCGGGGCTGATGCCGCGCGTCGACCGGTTGACGGTGCAGTTCCACCGCTACGGACCCGAACAGGAAGCGCAACGCGACGCCATTCGCGCCGACCTGGCCCGAACGCACCGTTGTGCGTGGGAATACCCCTTCATATGGGAGGAATGGGTGCGTCTAGACGCCTGA
- a CDS encoding aldehyde dehydrogenase family protein, with the protein MLEKREFYINGEWVAPAKKNDHHVIDPSTEEPCAVISLGGQEDTDKAVAAAKAALPGWMATPPEERIALLEKLLEVYKTRAEDLAKAMSTEMGAPIDMSRSSQVGAGTYHLDNFIKAAKDFKFEAPLGDHAPNDRIIREAVGVAGLITPWNWPMNQITLKVGAAVVAGCTMVLKPSEESPLDAMIFAELMHEAGFPKGVFNLVNGDGAGVGTQLSAHEDVDMISFTGSTRAGTAISKNAADTLKKVHLELGGKGANIIFADADEKAVKRGVMHMMQNTGQSCNAPSRMLVEASIYDKTVEEAGEVAGKVTVGPASEEGRHIGPVVNEVQFNKIQDLIQKGIDEGARLVAGGTGRPDGLNRGFFVKPTVFADVTPDMTIAREEIFGPVLSIMKFETEEQAVEIANDTVYGLTNYVQSGDGERRNRLARRLRSGMVEMNGQSRAAGSPFGGMKRSGNGREGGLYGIEDFTEIKAVSGWAAE; encoded by the coding sequence ATGCTCGAGAAACGTGAATTCTACATCAACGGCGAATGGGTCGCCCCCGCCAAGAAGAACGATCACCATGTCATCGACCCCTCCACCGAGGAACCCTGCGCGGTGATCTCTCTCGGCGGACAGGAAGACACCGACAAGGCCGTCGCCGCGGCCAAGGCGGCACTGCCCGGCTGGATGGCGACCCCGCCCGAAGAGCGTATCGCGCTGCTCGAAAAGCTGCTCGAGGTCTACAAGACGCGGGCCGAAGACCTCGCCAAGGCGATGAGCACGGAAATGGGCGCGCCCATCGACATGTCGCGCTCCAGCCAGGTCGGCGCCGGTACCTACCATCTCGACAATTTCATCAAGGCTGCAAAGGACTTCAAGTTCGAGGCACCCCTTGGCGATCACGCCCCCAATGACCGCATCATCCGCGAGGCGGTCGGCGTTGCCGGTCTGATCACGCCCTGGAACTGGCCGATGAACCAGATCACGCTCAAGGTCGGCGCCGCTGTCGTGGCGGGATGCACCATGGTGCTGAAGCCCTCCGAGGAAAGCCCGCTGGACGCGATGATCTTTGCCGAGCTGATGCACGAAGCCGGCTTCCCCAAGGGCGTCTTCAACCTGGTGAACGGTGACGGCGCCGGCGTCGGCACGCAGCTGTCGGCACATGAGGACGTGGACATGATCAGCTTCACCGGTTCGACACGTGCCGGCACCGCGATTTCCAAGAACGCGGCGGACACGCTCAAGAAGGTCCACCTGGAACTGGGCGGCAAGGGCGCCAACATCATCTTCGCGGACGCGGACGAGAAGGCGGTCAAGCGCGGCGTGATGCACATGATGCAGAACACCGGCCAGTCCTGCAACGCGCCCAGCCGGATGCTGGTCGAAGCAAGCATCTACGACAAGACGGTCGAGGAGGCGGGCGAAGTGGCCGGCAAGGTTACCGTCGGCCCCGCGTCCGAAGAAGGCCGGCACATCGGTCCGGTGGTGAACGAAGTACAGTTCAACAAGATCCAGGACCTGATCCAGAAGGGCATCGACGAAGGCGCGCGGCTGGTGGCCGGAGGCACCGGGCGGCCTGACGGGCTGAACCGCGGCTTCTTCGTCAAGCCGACCGTCTTTGCCGACGTGACACCCGACATGACCATCGCACGCGAGGAGATCTTCGGCCCGGTCCTGTCGATCATGAAGTTCGAGACCGAGGAACAGGCGGTCGAGATCGCCAACGACACCGTCTACGGGCTGACAAACTACGTCCAGAGCGGGGATGGCGAGCGCCGCAACCGTCTGGCGCGCCGGCTGCGCTCGGGCATGGTCGAGATGAACGGCCAGAGCCGTGCGGCCGGGTCGCCCTTCGGCGGCATGAAGCGGTCCGGTAACGGGCGCGAAGGCGGTCTCTACGGGATCGAGGATTTCACCGAGATCAAGGCCGTGTCCGGCTGGGCCGCCGAATAA
- a CDS encoding peroxiredoxin gives MGLRINDTIPDLTVETDQGTLSLHEFVGDNWMVLFSHPKDFTPVCTTEFGAVAKLADEWEKRGTKVLGVSVDGVEDHKKWKGDIEKVGGAKAGFPIIADEGLEVSKAFDMLPAEAYMPDGRTPNDSATVRSVFIIGPDKKLKLSMTYPMTVGRNFAEVLRALDGLQTSTGKGVATPANWNVGDDVIIPTSVSDEDAKAKFGEFTTVLPYLRTTKLSG, from the coding sequence ATGGGCTTGCGCATCAACGACACGATTCCCGATCTGACCGTCGAAACCGATCAGGGCACCCTTTCGCTGCACGAATTCGTCGGTGACAACTGGATGGTCCTGTTCTCCCACCCGAAGGACTTTACCCCTGTCTGCACGACCGAGTTCGGTGCGGTCGCAAAGCTTGCCGACGAGTGGGAAAAGCGCGGCACCAAGGTGCTGGGCGTCAGCGTCGACGGGGTCGAGGACCACAAGAAGTGGAAAGGCGACATCGAGAAGGTCGGCGGCGCCAAGGCGGGCTTTCCGATCATCGCGGACGAGGGGCTGGAAGTGTCCAAGGCCTTCGACATGCTGCCCGCCGAAGCCTACATGCCCGATGGCCGCACGCCGAATGACAGCGCAACCGTGCGATCCGTCTTCATCATCGGGCCGGACAAGAAGCTCAAGCTGTCGATGACCTACCCGATGACAGTGGGCCGCAATTTCGCCGAGGTGCTGCGCGCGCTCGACGGGCTCCAGACCTCGACCGGAAAGGGCGTGGCGACGCCGGCCAACTGGAACGTGGGCGACGACGTCATCATCCCGACGTCGGTATCGGACGAGGATGCCAAGGCGAAGTTCGGCGAGTTCACGACCGTCCTCCCCTACCTGCGCACCACGAAGCTGTCGGGCTGA
- the rarD gene encoding EamA family transporter RarD: MRNPDTLPPTGNEDTPQGLALAITAYGLWGFLPLYMKLLSHIPAAEVVAHRILWSVPIAAAVLIVLRRTDTLREALRTPRMLAMGCVTAALISINWGIYVWAINSGHALDAALGYYINPLFSIFLASMLLGERLNRAQMVAIALAGCAVLVLAVDAGRMPWAALGLTVSWGFYALCKKSLPIGPNQGFLLEVLILLAPAVGYLGYLAATGTAHFRFDGGRDFWLLIGCGVVTAVPLMIYANGAKLLRLSTIGILQYIAPTMIFLCAVLVFEEPFGRARAIAFPMIWAALVIYSTVMWRQMRSARAG; the protein is encoded by the coding sequence ATGCGCAACCCAGATACCCTGCCCCCCACCGGGAACGAGGACACCCCGCAGGGTCTGGCCCTTGCGATCACCGCCTACGGGCTTTGGGGCTTCTTGCCGCTTTACATGAAGCTGCTGTCCCACATTCCGGCGGCCGAGGTGGTCGCGCACCGTATCCTGTGGTCGGTGCCGATCGCCGCAGCCGTGCTGATCGTGCTGCGCCGGACCGACACCCTGCGCGAGGCGCTTCGCACGCCGCGGATGCTGGCCATGGGCTGCGTCACCGCCGCGCTGATCTCGATCAACTGGGGCATCTATGTCTGGGCGATCAATTCGGGCCACGCGCTCGACGCGGCGCTGGGATACTACATCAATCCCCTGTTCAGCATCTTCCTGGCGTCGATGCTGTTGGGGGAACGCCTGAACCGGGCGCAGATGGTCGCCATCGCGCTGGCCGGCTGCGCGGTCCTGGTTCTGGCGGTCGACGCGGGGCGGATGCCCTGGGCGGCGCTGGGGCTGACCGTTTCCTGGGGGTTCTATGCCCTGTGCAAGAAAAGCCTGCCCATAGGGCCGAACCAGGGTTTCCTGCTCGAAGTGCTGATCCTGCTCGCGCCTGCCGTGGGCTACCTCGGCTACCTCGCCGCGACGGGGACCGCGCATTTCCGCTTTGACGGGGGGCGCGACTTCTGGCTTCTGATCGGCTGTGGCGTGGTCACGGCGGTGCCGCTGATGATCTATGCCAACGGCGCCAAGCTGTTGCGCCTGTCCACCATCGGCATCCTGCAATACATCGCGCCGACGATGATCTTTCTTTGCGCCGTGCTGGTGTTCGAGGAACCGTTCGGCCGGGCCCGCGCCATCGCCTTTCCGATGATCTGGGCGGCGCTGGTGATCTATTCCACCGTGATGTGGCGGCAAATGCGGTCGGCCCGCGCGGGGTGA
- a CDS encoding GcvT family protein — MTQVPSHARVVIIGGGVIGCSVAYHLTKLGWKDVVLLERKQLTSGTTWHAAGLIAQLRASANMTRLAKYSQELYGSLQEETGVATGFKRCGSITAALTGERLEEIRRQAAMARAFGVDVEEISPAEVKDRYPHLNVGDVTGAVYLDKDGQGDPANIALAMAKGARQRGGQILEGIRATGVTREGRRITGVTWEQGGESGHIACEAVVNCGGMWGREVGRMLGVNVPLQACEHFYVVTEPIPGLTRLPVLRVPDECAYYKEDAGKILLGAFEPVAKPWSLNGIPANFEFDQLPEDFDHFEPILDAAVNRMPVLAQTGIHTFFNGPESFTPDDAYHLGLAPEMDNVWVAAGFNSIGIQSAGGAGMALAQWMDTGEKPFDLGDVDISRMQPFQGNRRYLAERSTETLGLLYADHYPYRQKATARGVRRTPFHAHLLERGAVMGELAGWERANWFAEPGQDPVYRYGWKRQNFFANVAAEHMAVRENVGMYDMSSFGKIRVEGRDATAFLNHIGGGQYDVPVGRIVYTQFLNRNAGIEADVTVTRLSELAYLVVTPAATRLADETWMRRNVGDFDVVITDVTAGEGVLAVMGPRSRELLQRVSPNDFSNDTNPFGTAQPIEIGMGLARAHRVTYVGELGWELYVGTDMAAHVFEVLTEAGQEMGLRLCGMHMMDTCRIEKGFRHFGHDITSEDHVLEAGLGFAVKTDKPDFIGRDAVLRKRDAGLERRMMQFRLTDPEPLLYHNEPVLRDGRIVGFLSSGAYGHALGGAIGLGYVPCRGETAADLLASTYEIDVAGTRVRAEASLKPMYDPAGARAKM; from the coding sequence ATGACCCAAGTGCCCTCTCACGCCCGCGTCGTCATTATCGGCGGCGGCGTCATCGGCTGTTCCGTCGCCTATCACCTGACGAAACTGGGATGGAAGGACGTCGTGCTGCTGGAACGCAAGCAACTGACCTCCGGCACCACCTGGCACGCGGCCGGGCTGATCGCCCAGCTTCGTGCGAGCGCCAACATGACCCGCCTCGCCAAGTACAGTCAGGAGCTTTACGGCAGCCTGCAGGAAGAGACGGGGGTCGCAACGGGTTTCAAGCGCTGCGGGTCGATCACGGCAGCGCTGACCGGTGAACGGCTGGAGGAAATCAGACGACAGGCCGCGATGGCACGCGCCTTCGGCGTGGACGTGGAAGAGATCAGTCCCGCGGAGGTGAAGGACCGGTATCCCCATCTCAACGTCGGTGACGTGACCGGGGCCGTCTACCTGGACAAGGACGGGCAGGGTGACCCGGCCAACATCGCGCTCGCCATGGCCAAGGGGGCGCGGCAGCGCGGTGGCCAGATCCTCGAAGGCATCCGGGCCACCGGTGTGACGCGCGAAGGCCGTCGCATCACCGGTGTGACGTGGGAGCAGGGCGGCGAGAGCGGGCACATCGCCTGCGAGGCGGTGGTGAACTGCGGCGGCATGTGGGGCCGCGAGGTCGGCAGGATGCTGGGCGTCAACGTGCCCCTTCAGGCCTGCGAACATTTCTACGTCGTGACCGAGCCGATCCCCGGACTGACACGGCTGCCTGTCCTGCGGGTGCCCGACGAATGCGCGTACTACAAGGAAGACGCAGGCAAGATCCTTCTTGGCGCATTCGAGCCGGTGGCAAAGCCATGGTCCCTCAATGGCATACCGGCGAACTTCGAATTCGACCAGCTGCCCGAGGACTTCGATCATTTCGAACCGATCCTCGACGCGGCTGTGAACCGGATGCCGGTTCTGGCGCAGACCGGTATCCACACGTTCTTCAACGGGCCGGAAAGCTTTACGCCCGACGACGCCTACCACCTCGGTCTCGCGCCCGAGATGGACAACGTCTGGGTGGCCGCCGGGTTCAACTCGATCGGGATCCAGTCTGCGGGGGGTGCGGGCATGGCGCTGGCGCAATGGATGGATACGGGCGAGAAACCCTTCGACCTTGGCGATGTGGACATCAGCCGGATGCAGCCGTTTCAGGGAAACAGGCGCTATCTGGCGGAGCGGTCCACCGAAACCCTCGGCCTGCTCTATGCCGATCATTACCCCTACCGGCAGAAGGCGACGGCACGGGGCGTGCGCCGCACCCCGTTTCATGCGCACCTGCTGGAACGCGGCGCGGTGATGGGTGAACTCGCGGGATGGGAACGTGCCAACTGGTTCGCGGAACCCGGGCAGGATCCGGTCTATCGCTATGGCTGGAAGCGGCAGAACTTCTTTGCCAACGTCGCCGCCGAACACATGGCGGTACGGGAGAATGTCGGCATGTACGACATGTCGTCCTTCGGCAAGATCCGGGTGGAGGGGCGCGACGCGACCGCCTTTCTCAACCATATCGGCGGCGGGCAGTACGACGTGCCCGTGGGGCGGATCGTCTATACGCAGTTCCTCAACCGCAACGCCGGGATCGAGGCGGACGTGACCGTCACGCGATTGTCGGAGCTTGCCTATCTGGTGGTCACCCCGGCCGCCACGCGCCTGGCGGACGAGACCTGGATGCGCCGCAACGTGGGAGACTTCGACGTCGTCATCACCGATGTCACGGCGGGCGAAGGTGTTCTGGCCGTCATGGGCCCAAGGTCGCGGGAACTGCTTCAGCGCGTGTCGCCCAACGACTTCAGCAACGACACGAACCCCTTTGGCACCGCGCAGCCCATCGAGATCGGCATGGGCCTGGCCCGTGCGCATCGGGTGACCTATGTGGGCGAACTCGGGTGGGAACTTTACGTCGGCACCGACATGGCCGCCCATGTGTTCGAGGTGCTGACCGAGGCCGGACAGGAGATGGGCCTGCGTCTGTGCGGCATGCACATGATGGACACCTGCCGCATCGAAAAGGGGTTCCGCCATTTCGGGCATGACATCACCTCCGAGGACCATGTGCTGGAGGCCGGGCTGGGTTTCGCCGTCAAGACGGACAAGCCCGACTTCATCGGCCGCGACGCGGTGCTGCGCAAGCGCGACGCCGGGCTGGAGCGGCGGATGATGCAGTTCCGCCTGACCGATCCCGAACCGCTTCTGTACCACAACGAGCCGGTCCTGAGGGACGGCCGGATCGTCGGCTTCCTCAGCTCCGGCGCATACGGGCATGCGCTGGGCGGGGCGATCGGGCTGGGCTACGTGCCCTGCCGGGGCGAGACGGCGGCCGATCTGCTGGCATCCACCTACGAGATCGACGTGGCGGGGACGCGCGTGCGCGCCGAAGCATCGCTGAAACCGATGTACGATCCTGCAGGTGCGCGGGCGAAAATGTAA